Below is a genomic region from Pseudomonas sp. JQ170C.
GCTGTGCGTCGCCTGCGAAGCCGAACTGCCCTGGCTGCAGGACGGTTGCCAGGTCTGCGCCCTGCCCTTGCCCATGCACGGCCTGACCTGCGCCGAGTGCAGGCGCCGCGCTCCGGCCTTCTTTCGGGTCGAAGCCCCCTGGCATTACGGCTTTCCGCTGGATGCCCTGATCAGCCGGTTCAAATACAACAGCCAGTGGCCACTGGGGCATCTGCTGGCCCAGTTGCTCGGCCGCTGGCTGTGCTATCGCTACAGCGAAGACTTGCCGCGTCCGGCGTTGTTGCTCCCGGTGCCCTTGGCCCGACGTCGTTTGCGCCAGCGCGGCTACAACCAGGCGGCAATGCTGGCGAAATGGCTGAGCGGCCACACCGGCATCGCCTGCAATGAGCAGGTGCTCAAGCGCGTGCTCGACACACCGGCCCAGCAAGGCTCGAAAGCCCGGGCGCGCAAACGCAACCTGCGCCAGGCCTTTGTCGTCGCCAATGCCCAGGCAATCGAAGGCCGCCACCTGGCCTTGGTCGACGATGTACTGACCACCGGCGCCACCGCCCAGACCCTGGCCAGCCTGCTGCTCAAGGCCGGTGCTCGGCGGGTCGATGTCTATTGCCTGGCGCGCACGGCCAAGCCCGGCAGCGCTTGACTTGCCGCCGGGGTGCGGGCACTTTTCACGCTCGACAATTCCTGCATGCCAGCCATCACTCATGTCCTTGCCCGCCCTGCTCACCCAGCACATCGTTCGCCGCCCGCAGCGTATTGCGTTGCTGCAGCACATCGCCGAACAAGGCTCGATCACCCGTGCCGCAAAAAGCGCCGGCATGAGCTACAAAGCGGCCTGGGATGCCATTGATGAGCTCAACAACCTGGCCGCCAAACCGCTGGTGGAACGCAGTGTGGGCGGCCGTGGTGGCGGCGGGGCAAAACTGTCGCAGGAAGGCCAGCGGGTGCTGCGCCTGTACCAGCACTTGCAAGCCCTGCAGACACAGATTCTGGAAGCCGCCGAAGACGCCAGCGACCTCGACTTGCTGGGCCGTCTGATGCTGCGCACCAGTGCGCGGAATCAGTTGCACGGGCAAGTCAGCGCAATTGAGGCACAAGGGCATTACGACCGGATTACCCTGGCCCTGGCGGGCGACTTGAGCATCGATGCGCTGATCACCCGCGACAGCACCCAGCGCCTGGAGCTGACCCCGGGCACCACGGTGGTGGCCTTGATCAAGGCCGGCTGGCTGAACTTGCTCAGCCCGCAGGAACAACCGCTGGAGGGCTACAACTGCCTGCAAGCCAAGGTCGAGGAACTGCTCGACAACGCGCCCGACCCCACCGAAGCCCGCCTGACGCTGTGCAACGGCCAGACCCTGTGCACCTTTGCCGAACCCGCCTGGCTCAAATCTCATGGCGTTGCCGCCGGCAGTGATATTCGCGTCCAGTTCCAGCCGTCCTACGTGCTGATCGGCACACCGTTATAAAAACCGACACAAAACCGTCACAACCCCTGACTAAGGTGACTGCCTAAACCGCAGGAAGCCTGTCATGAACCTATTAGAAGAACACCAGCACACTGACCTCGAACAGCTGGTCAACCTCAGCCGTCGCCGTTTCATCGGAGCCGGCGCCTTGTGCGGCGCCGCCCTGTTCCTCAGTGGCAACCTGCTCAGCCGCAGTGTCATGGCCGCCAGCGTAGACGCCGCCAACAGCAGCCTGCTTGGCTTCACCAGCATTCCGGCGGCGACCGCCGACAGCATCAGTCTGCCGCCGGGCTACAAAGCCTCGGTGCTGATCAGCTGGGGCCAGCCCTTGCACACCGACTCGCCGGCCTTCGATGTGTCTGGTCATGGCAGCGCCAAAGCCCAGGAACTGCAGTTTGGTGACAACAACGACGGCATGAGCCTGTTCCCCTTCCCGGGTGACGACAACCGCGCGCTGATGGCAATCAACAACGAATACACCAACTACCGCTACCTGTTCGCCCATGGCGGTCAGCCCACTTCGTCGCAAGACGTGCACAAGGCCCAGGCGGCCGAAGGCGTCTCGGTGATCGAGGTCAAGCGCAGCAACGGCCAGTGGCAATTCGTCCAGGGATCGCCCTACAACCGGCGCATCCACGGCAACACGCCCATTCGCGTCAGTGGCCCTGCCGCAGGCGATGCCTTGCTCAGAACCGCCGCCGACAACAGCGGCCGCAAAGTGCTGGGCACCTTCCAGAACTGCGCCAACGGCAAGACGCCGTGGGGCACCTACCTGACCTGCGAAGAGAACTTCACCGACTGCTTTGGCAGCAGCGACACCGCCCAGGTGTTCGATGCCGGGCAAAAACGCTACGGCGCGACAGTGACCGGCAAAGAGGTGGGCTGGCATCAACACGACCCGCGCTTTGACCTGGCAAAGAACCCCAATGAACTGAACCGCCATGGTTGGGTCGTGGAAATCGACCCGTTCGATCCGGACTCGACCCCGATCAAGCGCACCGCCCTGGGCCGCTTCAAGCACGAGAATGCCGCGCTTGGCGAAACCCGCGACGGCCGTGCAGTCGTCTACATGGGCGACGATGAACGCGGCGAGTTCATCTACAAGTTCATCAGCCGCGACCGCATCGACCACAAGAACCCCAGCGCCAACCGCAACCTGCTCGACCACGGCACCCTGTATGTCGCCCGCTTCGACGATGGCGACAGCAACGCCGATCATCCGCGTGGCAAAGGCCAATGGCTGGAGCTGACCCACGGCAAGAACGGCCTGATCGCCGCCAATGGCTTTGCCAGCCAGGCCCAGGTACTGATCCACGCCCGCCTGGCTGCCAGCCAGCTCAAGGCCACGCGCATGGACCGCCCGGAGTGGATCGTGGTGAGCCCCAAGGATGGCCAGGTCTATTGCACCCTGACCAACAACGTCAAACGCGGCGAAGAAGGCCAACCCGCCGGCGGCCCCAACCCGAGGGAGAAAAACCTCTACGGGCAAATCCTGCGCTGGCGTGAAACCGAAGACGACCACGGCGCCATGAGCTTTGACTGGGACCTGTTCGTGGTCGCCGGCAATCCCGCCGTGCATGCGGGCGACGCCAAGGGCGGATCAAGCAACATCAACCCACAGAACATGTTCAACAGCCCGGATGGCCTGGGTTTCGACGCCGATGGCCGGCTGTGGATTCTCACCGACGGCGATTACAGCAATGCCGGCGACTTCGCCGGCATGGGCAACAACCAGATGCTCTGTGCCGACCCGGTGAGTGGCGAGATCCGCCGCTTCATGGTCGGCCCCGTGGCCTGTGAAGTGACCGGCATCGCTTTTGCGCCAGACCAGCGCACCTTGTTCGTCGGCATCCAGCACCCTGGCGAAACCGGTGGTTCGACCTTCCCGGATCACCAGCCCAACGGCAAGCCACGTTCATCGGTCATCGCCGTCAGCCGTGAAGACGGCGGTATCGTCGGCACCTGATTGCCCCGCACAAAACCTTTGTAGGAGCGGGCTTGCCCCGCGATATCGCTATCGCGGGCCAAGCCCGCTCCTACAAAAATGTGCGGTACCATGCCTGCATGATGCGGCCACCTGCCGCACAGCAGGAGCGAACATGTCCCACCCCTTTGAAACACTTACCCCCGACCTGGTCCTCGACGCCGTCGAGAGCATCGGCTTTCTCAGCGATGCCCGCGTGCTGGCACTCAACAGCTACGAGAACCGCGTCTACCAGGTGGGCATCGAAGGGAGCGAGCCGCTGATTGCCAAGTTCTACCGCCCGGATCGCTGGACCGATGCGGCAATCCTCGAAGAGCACAGCTTTACCGCCGAACTGGCTGAATGCGAGGTGCCTGTGGTGGCGCCACTTATCCACAACGGCGAAACCCTGTTCGAGCACAGCGGCTTTCGTTTTACCCTGTTCCCCCGCCGCGGCGGCCGCGCACCGGAGCCGGGCAACCTGGACCAGCTCTATCGCCTCGGCCAACTGCTGGGGCGTTTGCATGGAGTCGGCGCCACGCGCCCCTTCGAGCACCGTGAAGCCCTGGCAGTGGATAACTTTGGCCATGCCTCACTGAACACCCTGCTAGAAGGCAACTTCGTACCCAAGAGCCTGCTGCCCGCGTTCGAGTCGGTGGCCCGCGACCTGCTCAAGCGGGTCGAAGCTGTCTATGCCAGTACCCCGCATCAAAATATCCGCCTGCACGGTGACTGCCACCCCGGCAACATGATGTGCCGTGATGAGGTGTTTCACATCGTCGACCTTGACGACTGCCGCATGGGCCCCGCCGTTCAGGACCTGTGGATGATGCTCGCCGGTAGCCGCCAGGAACGCCTGGGCCAGTTGGCCGAGTTGATGGATGGCTACAACGAGTTCCACGACTTCGATCCACGAGAGCTGGCCTTGATCGAGCCGTTGCGCGCCCTGCGCCTGCTGCACTACAGCGCCTGGCTCGCACGCCGCTGGGACGACCCGGCGTTCCCTCGCAGCTTTCCGTGGTTTGGCCAGGAGCGCTACTGGGGCGATCAGATACTTGCCCTGCGTGAGCAGATGGCTGCCCTGGATGAAGAGCCACTGAAATTGTTCTGAAGCGCGGGCCAGACTGTCTACAATAGCCACTGCTTTTAGTTAGCTGCCTAAGCAAGGAATCTGCATGCATGCCGCCAACCCGCGCCGCGGGTACATCCTGGGCCTGAGCGCCTACATCATCTGGGGCTTATTCCCGCTCTACTTCAAAGCGCTGCAAAGCGTACCCGCCGTAGAAATCATCGTTCACCGGATACTCTGGTCGGCCCTGTTCGGCTCACTGTTGCTGTTGGTGTGGAAGCACCCGGGCTGGTGGCGTGAACTGCGCGACAATCCCAAGCGCCTCGCCATCCTGGCCTTGAGCGGCTCGTTGATTGCCGGTAACTGGCTGACCTATGTGTGGTCGGTGAACAATGGCCGCATGCTCGAAGCGAGCCTGGGCTACTACATCAACCCACTGATCAATGTGCTGCTGGGCATGTTGCTGCTCGGCGAGCGCCTGCGACGGTTGCAATGGGTGGCGGTAGGTCTGGCGGCAGCGGGTGTGGCGCAGCAGGTCTGGCAGGTGGGCAGCTTGCCCTGGGTTTCACTGATACTGGCGCTGAGCTTCGGCTTCTACGGCCTGATCCGCAAACAGGCGCCGGTAGCGGCCCTGCCTGGGCTTGTAGTGGAAACCTGGATGCTGGTGCCCCTGGCCATCGGCTGGCTGCTGCTCAACCCCTTGGCCGCCAGCGCCCAGCCAAGCTTCTACAGCACCACCGAAGCGCTCTGGCTGATGGCTGCAGGGCCAGTCACGCTGATCCCGCTGGTGTGTTTCAACGCCGCCGCCCGTCACCTGCCCTACACCACCCTGGGGTTCTTGCAATACCTGGCACCCACCCTGGTATTGCTGCAGGCCGTGCTGCTGTTTGGTGAACACTTGTCGAGCAGCACCCTGGTTGCCTTCATGTTTATCTGGGCGGGCCTGGCTCTCTACAGCGTCGATGCCTGGCTGAGTTTGCGCCGGCGTAGCTGATCAAAAAACGTACAAACCTTTGCAGGCCACGTAATCCGTGGCCTGCAGCAACCTCTCCCAAGGTTATCCACACCCTCATCCCCGCGCTTTGTGCACAAGCCACTGATTATTGGTGGTTTTTTGCTCAATTGCCGCAAAGCCACGGCCCGCTTGGGCTGGCGTCGGCTTCCCCCAGCTTATCCACAGGCCGGTCCCCGGCAAACCGGGATAACTATTCTTCAGGGCGCAGCTTGAGTTCCACCATCAAATCGTCGGCCAGCGCCTCAAGCTTGGCCTGCAGGCTGTCCAAGGACAACGTCAGCGGCATGGCCAGCAAGGCATCGGCATGGAACAGCGGTTCGCTGCTCATCGGTGCCGGCCGCACATCGGTGGTAAAGCGCTCCAGGTTGACCCCTTGCTCGGCCAACAGGCGGGTGATATCGCGCACGATGCCGGGGCGATCGTTGCCTACCAGTTCCATTGCAATCGGCTTCCAGGTGCAGGACGGCTCGATGCCGCTTTCGGCGATCAGCACGCGAATGTCGTACTTGCCCAGGGCCTGCAGCGCCTCGACCAGTTCGTCATACGACTCCGCCGGCACCGCCACTCGCAAGATCCCGGCAAATTGCCCGGCCATGCGCGACATGCGACTCTCCAGCCAGTTACCGTTATGCTCGGCAATGCACTCGGCGATACGCTCGACCTGGCCTGCCTTGTCCGGGGCGATTACTGTCAATACGAGATGATCCACGCGCCTTACCTCTGCTGGTTGCCGTTCGGACGCCCGAAAATCAAGGGCGCGCAGAAAGTATAGGCAAGGCGCGGCAACCTGCCGCAGCCGGCCTTCAGAACAAATCGTGTACTGTTTCAAGATTTATCTGGAACAATCTGCCACTTTTTTGAGAACATGCTGTTTCCCAGCGTGACCCTCTGCGACCAAATGGTCGCAGAACGACGTATTTAGTCTGATTTTCACAACCGCAGCGCATCATGTAGTATGCCGCAGCGCGGACTACAAAACGTCGAATCGATGTCTGCCATAGGCGCCTGTGAAAATACGCAACCGCCCGCCAGCCCGTCTGGCTGGCCGCACCCAGCCGCCCAGAGGGCAAGTTCTGGTGCCGTGTTTAGAGAAGCGCGCAAGGCTTAAATAGAAGAGCTGAATAGCTGAGCAGAGTGAGGCAAGCAATGACTGAACACGTTCAAGTCGGTGGCCTTCAGGTCGCCAAAGTCCTGTTCGACTTCGTGAATAACGAAGCCATTCCCGGAACCGGCGTCAACGCCGAGCAGTTCTGGGTGGGGGCAGAAAAACTCATCAACGACCTCGCTCCAAAGAACAAAGCACTGCTGGCCAAACGTGACGCACTGCAGGCGCAGATCGACGCCTGGCACCAGGCGCGCAAAGGCCAGGCTCACGATGCCGTGGCTTACAAAGCCTTCCTCCAGGACATCGGATACCTGCTGCCAGAAGCTGCAGACTTCCAGGCCTCGACCCAGAACGTCGATGACGAAATTGCCCGCATGGCCGGCCCGCAGCTGGTAGTGCCCGTGATGAATGCGCGCTTTGCCCTGAACGCCTCCAACGCCCGCTGGGGCTCGCTGTACGATGCCTTGTACGGCACCGACGCCATCAGCGAAGAAGGTGGTGCGGAAAAAGGCAAAGGCTACAACAAGGTCCGTGGCGACAAGGTCATTGCCTTCGCCCGCGCCTTCCTCGACGAGTCCGCGCCACTGGCTGCCGGCTCGCATGTCGACTCCATCGCTTACCGCATCGAAGGCGGCAAGCTGGTCGTTGCCCTCAAGGGCGGCAGCAACAGCGGCCTGCGCGATGACGCACAACTGATCGGCTACCAGGGCGACGCCTCGGCACCGACGGCCATCCTGCTCAAGCACAACGGCCTGCACTTCGAGATCCAGGTCGATGCCAGCACCCCGGTTGGCCAGACTGACCCGGCCGGTATCAAGGACGTGCTGATGGAAGCCGCCCTGACCACCATCATGGACTGCGAAGACTCCGTCGCCGCCGTCGATGCCGATGACAAGGTCGTGATCTACCGCAACTGGCTCGGCCTGATGAAGGGCGACCTGTCCGAAAGCGTCAGCAAGGGCGGCCAGACCTTCACCCGTACCATGAACCCGGACCGCGAATACACCGCGCCCAACGGTGGCTCGGTCACCCTGCACGGTCGTTCGCTGCTGTTCGTGCGTAACGTCGGTCACCTGATGACCATCGACGCCATCCTCGACAAGGACGGCAACGAAGTGCCGGAAGGCATCCTCGACGGCCTGGTCACCAACCTCGCGGCGATCCACAACCTCAACGGCAACACCAGCCGCAAGAACAGCCGCACCGGTTCCGTGTACATCGTCAAACCGAAGATGCACGGCCCTGAAGAAGCAGCGTTCACCAACGAGCTGTTCGGTCGCATCGAAGACGTGCTGGGCCTCAAGCGCAACACCCTGAAGGTCGGCATCATGGACGAGGAGCGCCGTACCACGGTCAACCTCAAGGCCTGTATCAAGGCCGCCAGCGAGCGCGTGGTGTTCATCAACACCGGCTTCCTCGACCGTACCGGTGACGAAATCCACACCTCCATGGAAGCCGGCGCCGTCGTGCGCAAAGGCGCCATGAAGACCCAGAAATGGATCGGCGCCTACGAGAACTCCAACGTCGATATCGGCCTGGCTACCGGTCTGCAAGGCCGTGCCCAGATTGGTAAAGGCATGTGGGCCATGCCGGACCTGATGGCCGACATGCTCGAGCAGAAGATCGCTCACCCGCTGGCCGGTGCCAACACCGCCTGGGTACCGTCGCCAACTGCCGCCGCGCTGCATGCGCTGCACTACCACAAGGTCGACGTGTTCGCCCGCCAGGCCGAGCTTGCCAAGCGCGCCCCGGCATCGGTGGATGACATCCTGACCATTCCGCTGGCGACCGACACCAACTGGTCGGAAGAAGAAAAGCGCAACGAGCTGGACAACAACGCCCAGGGCATCCTCGGCTATGTCGTGCGCTGGATCGACCAGGGCGTTGGTTGCTCGAAGGTACCGGACATCAATGATGTCGGCCTGATGGAAGACCGTGCCACCCTGCGTATCTCCGCCCAGTTGCTGGCCAACTGGCTGCGCCACGGTATCGTCACCGAGGCCCAGGTGCTGGAGAGCCTCAAGCGCATGGCGCCGGTGGTCGACAAGCAGAACGCCAACGACCCGCTGTACCGCCCGCTGGCACCCGACTTCGACAACAACATCGCCTTCCAGGCGGCGGTCGAACTGGTTGTCGAAGGCACCAAGCAGCCAAACGGCTACACCGAGCCAGTGCTGCACCGTCGTCGTCGTGAGTTCAAGGCCAAGAATGGTCTGTAAGTGAACAGTCGCGGGGCAGGCCCGCTCCTACAGGAGCGAGCTTGCCCCGCGATCATTTGATCCCGAGTTCCCTGCGCACCAGCTCCATCAATTTCCCCAGATCGATCGGCTTGAGCAAGAAGTCGACGACACTCAAATGCATCGCCGCAATGGCGTCCGGCACATCGGCATCACCCGACACGATAATGATCGGCAACGCCGCCTTCTCCGACTCGCGAATCTGGCGAATCAACTCCAGCCCGTCGAAGGGCTCCATCCGCAAATCCGTAATCAGCAAACCGATGTCGCGCTCGCCCGTCAGGTACACCAACGCCCGCTCGGCATTCTGCGCGGTCAGGCACTGGATGCCTTTGCTCTTGAGGTAACTGGCGAGGGCTTCGCGGGCCTGCTGATTGTCATCGACGATCAATACCTTCTGCGGCGCAGCAGTGGGCGCGGTCACCGCCGCCAGTGCTTCACGCTCGGCGTCACTCAGGATGTCGTCTTGGTCAGGCATGGCCGTCTCGTGGAAAAGCGCTCAAAAAAATTCCCTTGAATCAAGTTCAGACCGCTTTTGATCGGCTTGCAACCCACCGTCGTCGAGAATTTGACACCCGTCGTAATTCTCACCCTGGCCGTCGCGCCATTTAGACTTACGTCCAATGGGCACTGGGCGCCTGGCGACCGACCATGAAAGCCGAAAACAACAAGGCCGGCGCCCCTGCGCTGCCCATAAAAGACGCGGTAAGGTTCATGAGCAAAATGGACGCCTTCGCCCAGGCAGGAAAGACTGCAGTACTGCAGAACATCCAAGGGACCCTGCAGTTTCTGCAACGCTTTCCACCGTTCAACCAAATGGAAAATGCCCACCTGGCGTTTCTCGTGGAACAGTGCCAGCTGCGTTTCTACGCGGCCAACGACAGCATCATCAAGCCCAGCGACGGGCCGGTGGAGCACTTCTACATCGTCAAGCAGGGCCGCGTCGTCGGTGAGCGCCAGCACGTGACCCGCCCCGGCACCGAAACCACCTTCGAGATCGCCAGCGGCGAGTGCTTCCCCCTCGCCGCCCTCCTGGGCGAACGCGCCACCCGCACCGAACACCTCGCCGCCGAAGACACCTTTTGCCTGCAACTGAACAAGGCGGCGTTCATCCGCCTGTTCGCCCTGTCCGAAGCCTTTCGCGACTTCGCCCTGCGCGGCGTCAGCAGCCTGCTCGACCAGGTCAACCAACAGGTCCAGCGCCGCGCGGTAGAGACCCTGGGCACGCAGTACTCGCTCAACACCCGCCTGGGCGAACTGGCCATGCGCCACCCGGTGGTGTGCGACCGGCAAACACCACTGCGCGAGGCGGTAGCCTTGATGCATGAACAGCAAGTGGGCAGCATCGTGATCGTCGATGCCCAGCGCTTTCCCATCGGTATCTTCACCCTGCGCGACCTGCGCCAGGTGGTGGCCGACGCCAGTGCCGACTTTGCCCAGCCCATTGGCGGCCACATGACCGCCAACCCGTTCTATCTGAGCCCCCAGGCCAGCGCCTTCGATGCAGCCATTGCCATGACCGAGCGGCACATCGCCCACGTCTGCCTGGTGGAAGACAAACGCCTGTGCGGCGTGGTCTCCGAACGTGACCTGTTCTCCCTGCAGCGGGTCGACCTGGTCCATCTGGCCAGAACCATTCGCCATGCCACGCGCATCGAAAGCCTGGTATCGCTGCGCGGTGAAATCGGCCAGCTGGTCGAACGCATGCTGGCCCATGGGGCGTCGTCGACGCAGATCACCCAGATCATCACCCTGCTCAACGACCACACCGTGTGCCGAGTGATCGAACTGGCCATCGAGGACAAGGGCGACCCGGGCGTGCCGTTCAGTTGGCTGTGCTTTGGCAGTGAAGGCCGCCGCGAACAGACCCTGCACACCGATCAGGACAACGGCATCATTTTCGAGGCTCGCGATGCGGCCCATGCCGCCGAAATCCGTGGCCGCCTGCTGCCATTGGCGCAATACATCAACCAGGGGCTGGCCCAATGCGGCTTCACCCTGTGCAAGGGCAACATCATGGCCGGCAACCCCGAGCTGTGCCTGTCTCGCGCCGAGTGGGCCCGGCGCTTCGCCGCCTTCATCCGCGAGGCCACGCCGGAAAACCTGCTGGCCTCAAGCATCTACTTCGACCTGCGCGTGGTCTGGGGCGATGAGGATGCCTGCGAGCAACTGCGCCAGAGCATTCTCGGGCAGGTCGCCGACAACCGCCTGTTCCAGCGCATGATGGCCGAGAACGCCTTGCGCCAGCGGCCGCCCGTTGGACGCTTCCGCGAGTTCGTGCTGACCCGCAAAGGCAATGACAAGGCAGCCACCCTCGACCTCAAGGTCCAGGGCCTGACCCCCTTCGTCGATGGCGCACGCCTGCTGGCCCTGGCCAATGGCGTCAGTGCCAACAACACCCTGGAGCGCCTGCGCGAACTGGTCACCCGCGAGGTGATTGATCCCCTCGATGGCGCCGCCTATGAAGAGGCCTACCACTTCATCCAGCAGACCCGCATGCAGCAACACCAGCTGCAGAGCCGCCAGAACCTGCCCTACTCCAACCGTGTCGACCCCGACAGCCTCAACCACCTGGACCGGCGCATCCTGCGCGAGTCCCTGCGCCAGGCCCAGCGCCTGCAAGGCAGCCTGGCCCTGAGGTATCAGCTGTGAGCCTGTTTGCCTGGCTGCGACCGCGGCAGATCGAAGCCAGCGTGCGCCAACGGGTGACCGAGTTGCCTGCACCTGCCCCCCTGAGCGACGACAGCCTGCGCAGCCAGCGCTGGGTGGTACTGGACCTGGAAACCAGTGGCCTGAACACCAACCGCGACCAGGTGCTGTCGATCGGCGCCGTCGTGATCGAAGACGGCGCGATCGACTTCAGCCAACAGTTCGAGCGCACCCTCTACCAGCGCGATCACAAGCTCACCTCCAGTGTGCTGATTCACGGCCTGGGGCCCAGCGCCATCGCGGCCGGCTGTGATCCCGCCGATGCCTTGCTCGACTTGATGACCTTTATCGGCGACAGCCCGGTGCTGGCCTTTCACGCGCCCTTCGACCAGCGCATGCTGACCCGGGCACTCAAGGACCACCTGGGCTATCGCCTGCAGCATGTCTTCCTGGATGTTGCCGAGCTTGCGCCACTGCTCAACCCGCAAATCACCCTGCGCGAAGCCGGCCTGGATGACTGGACGGCCTGTTTCGGCCTGGAGGCGATCGAGCGGCACAACGCCAGTGCCGATGCCATGGTCACCGCCGAACTGGCGTTGATTCTGTTCAGCCAGGCCCGCCGCCAGCAGCTCGACAGTCCGGCACTGCTCGACCAGCACCTGCAACGGTGGCGGCGCCGACGACACCAGAGCCACGGCTTCTAGCGTCACCCGATGAGCGTCAATTGCGTTTAGCGAACACATTCTGCGACAATCGCGAATAATTCTCGTTAGTTAACGCATCTTTTCGGGGAACGTCTTGTCGTCCGTGCAAAGCCCACACAGTGAGCTGGTCGGTACCCTCTATCGCGACCACCGCAGCTGGCTACTCGCTTGGCTGCGGCGCAACATCGTCTGCGCCGAACGCGCCGAAGACCTGAGCCAGGACACCTTCGTGCGCCTGCTCGGGCGCGATGAGCTGCCTGCCCCCCGCGAGCCCCGAGCGTTTCTCCTGGCCATTGCCAAAGGCCTGTTGTTCGATCACTTTCGTCGTGCAGCCCTGGAACAGGCCTACCTGGCCGAACTGATGCTCATCCCCGAAGCTGAACAACCCTCCCCGGAAGAACAACACCTGATCCTCGAAGACCTCAAGGCCATCGACCGTCTGCTCGGCAAGCTGTCGAGCAAGGCGCGCGCGGCCTTTTTGTACAACCGGCTCGACGGCCTGAATCACGCCCAGATCGCCGAGCGCCTGGGGGTTTCGGTTTCGCGGGTGCGCCAGTACCTGGCCCAGGGCATGCGCCAGTGCTACATCGCCCTGTACGGTGAGCCGACATGAACAACAAGCCGGTCAGCGCCCGGGTGCTCGACGCCGCAATCGCCTGGCAGCTGTGCCTGGACTCGGGCAGCGGCAGCAGCGAGGAACGCGCCGAGTTTGCCCGCTGGTACGCCGCCGACGAAGAACACGCCCGGGCCTGGATGCAACTGGGCATGCTCGACCAACGCTTCAGTGCGGCGGCAGGTCCTGCCCGCCAGGCCCTGCTGCAATCGCGCGCCGGCCTGCGCCAGCGCGTGCGCAAACTGGGCCGCGGCGTGGCCAGCCTGGTGCTGGTGGCAGGCTTGCTCAGCTGGGTCAGCGCGCACCAGTCGCTGGGTTACTGGCTGGCCGACCAGCGCACCGCCACCGGCGAACAGCGCACCCTGCGCCTGACTGACGGCACGATGATCAGCCTCAACACCCATTCGGCGGTCGACATCCGCTTCGATGAGAAAGAACGCCTGATCGTGCTGCACGAGGGTGAAATCTCCATCGAAACCGGCCACAAGGACGACCGCCCGTTCGTGGTCGCCACCGAAGACGGACGCATGCGTGCCCTGGGCACGCGCTTCCTGGTCAAGCTGGAAGAGCAAGGCACCCGCCTGAGCGTATTGCAGTCGGCCGTGGCGGCACGGCCCCAGGACAGCGGTGACGAGCAGATCCTGCATGAAGGCCAGCAAGTGCTGATGACCCATGACCAGTTTGGCCAGATCGCCGGCCTG
It encodes:
- a CDS encoding ComF family protein — protein: MRCQPRLKNMVYKWLNSNHICLLCNEPAEQPYPLCVACEAELPWLQDGCQVCALPLPMHGLTCAECRRRAPAFFRVEAPWHYGFPLDALISRFKYNSQWPLGHLLAQLLGRWLCYRYSEDLPRPALLLPVPLARRRLRQRGYNQAAMLAKWLSGHTGIACNEQVLKRVLDTPAQQGSKARARKRNLRQAFVVANAQAIEGRHLALVDDVLTTGATAQTLASLLLKAGARRVDVYCLARTAKPGSA
- a CDS encoding TOBE domain-containing protein encodes the protein MSLPALLTQHIVRRPQRIALLQHIAEQGSITRAAKSAGMSYKAAWDAIDELNNLAAKPLVERSVGGRGGGGAKLSQEGQRVLRLYQHLQALQTQILEAAEDASDLDLLGRLMLRTSARNQLHGQVSAIEAQGHYDRITLALAGDLSIDALITRDSTQRLELTPGTTVVALIKAGWLNLLSPQEQPLEGYNCLQAKVEELLDNAPDPTEARLTLCNGQTLCTFAEPAWLKSHGVAAGSDIRVQFQPSYVLIGTPL
- a CDS encoding PhoX family protein; translation: MNLLEEHQHTDLEQLVNLSRRRFIGAGALCGAALFLSGNLLSRSVMAASVDAANSSLLGFTSIPAATADSISLPPGYKASVLISWGQPLHTDSPAFDVSGHGSAKAQELQFGDNNDGMSLFPFPGDDNRALMAINNEYTNYRYLFAHGGQPTSSQDVHKAQAAEGVSVIEVKRSNGQWQFVQGSPYNRRIHGNTPIRVSGPAAGDALLRTAADNSGRKVLGTFQNCANGKTPWGTYLTCEENFTDCFGSSDTAQVFDAGQKRYGATVTGKEVGWHQHDPRFDLAKNPNELNRHGWVVEIDPFDPDSTPIKRTALGRFKHENAALGETRDGRAVVYMGDDERGEFIYKFISRDRIDHKNPSANRNLLDHGTLYVARFDDGDSNADHPRGKGQWLELTHGKNGLIAANGFASQAQVLIHARLAASQLKATRMDRPEWIVVSPKDGQVYCTLTNNVKRGEEGQPAGGPNPREKNLYGQILRWRETEDDHGAMSFDWDLFVVAGNPAVHAGDAKGGSSNINPQNMFNSPDGLGFDADGRLWILTDGDYSNAGDFAGMGNNQMLCADPVSGEIRRFMVGPVACEVTGIAFAPDQRTLFVGIQHPGETGGSTFPDHQPNGKPRSSVIAVSREDGGIVGT
- a CDS encoding serine/threonine protein kinase; protein product: MSHPFETLTPDLVLDAVESIGFLSDARVLALNSYENRVYQVGIEGSEPLIAKFYRPDRWTDAAILEEHSFTAELAECEVPVVAPLIHNGETLFEHSGFRFTLFPRRGGRAPEPGNLDQLYRLGQLLGRLHGVGATRPFEHREALAVDNFGHASLNTLLEGNFVPKSLLPAFESVARDLLKRVEAVYASTPHQNIRLHGDCHPGNMMCRDEVFHIVDLDDCRMGPAVQDLWMMLAGSRQERLGQLAELMDGYNEFHDFDPRELALIEPLRALRLLHYSAWLARRWDDPAFPRSFPWFGQERYWGDQILALREQMAALDEEPLKLF
- the rarD gene encoding EamA family transporter RarD — its product is MHAANPRRGYILGLSAYIIWGLFPLYFKALQSVPAVEIIVHRILWSALFGSLLLLVWKHPGWWRELRDNPKRLAILALSGSLIAGNWLTYVWSVNNGRMLEASLGYYINPLINVLLGMLLLGERLRRLQWVAVGLAAAGVAQQVWQVGSLPWVSLILALSFGFYGLIRKQAPVAALPGLVVETWMLVPLAIGWLLLNPLAASAQPSFYSTTEALWLMAAGPVTLIPLVCFNAAARHLPYTTLGFLQYLAPTLVLLQAVLLFGEHLSSSTLVAFMFIWAGLALYSVDAWLSLRRRS
- a CDS encoding glycine cleavage system protein R, which gives rise to MDHLVLTVIAPDKAGQVERIAECIAEHNGNWLESRMSRMAGQFAGILRVAVPAESYDELVEALQALGKYDIRVLIAESGIEPSCTWKPIAMELVGNDRPGIVRDITRLLAEQGVNLERFTTDVRPAPMSSEPLFHADALLAMPLTLSLDSLQAKLEALADDLMVELKLRPEE